The following are from one region of the Deltaproteobacteria bacterium genome:
- a CDS encoding NADH:flavin oxidoreductase, with protein MSINALFEPIAIGDMELKNRIAMAPMNPGYTGPLGYHSDQSTAWYAMRARGGFGLIITECVVMNPHRWGGQESLNTSLLIDERYYRFHSEMLDVLHHYNGVKVCIQLSPGWGRQGHPHAESRDCPAGAPSAIPMETDMRKLNKGWHKQLKRLAPPEVAPLLPDLETLQNMNDEEYSAFRMLVYEVLVKHMPDMAHIIFGDTPRALTIAEIVDLEDRFAAQARAAFLLGYDALEVHAPHGYLIHQFLSPRSNQRHDIYGGSLENRARFLVNIVGKTREAVGPNKPLGVRLSGDELMPGGITHEEVKQVVAMCTAAGANFFDVSQGSYENPGAAFAPDGENDYTRWAPGFKEASKGLPVITPSFINPETAAAAISSGKTDIISLGRQSIADPFWPAKVKEGREKDIVKCARCGRCYADLMTAHWLGCTVNPLAGKEKLYPQFWLDTPGLKAKVDKFMNKAHGLPQI; from the coding sequence ATGAGCATCAACGCGCTATTCGAACCCATCGCCATTGGAGACATGGAGCTTAAGAACCGCATAGCCATGGCCCCCATGAACCCCGGCTACACCGGACCCCTTGGATACCACAGCGACCAGAGCACGGCATGGTACGCCATGCGCGCACGCGGCGGGTTCGGGCTCATCATCACCGAATGCGTGGTGATGAACCCCCACCGCTGGGGCGGGCAGGAGTCCCTGAACACATCGCTATTGATCGACGAGCGCTATTATCGGTTTCACAGCGAGATGCTGGATGTGCTTCACCACTATAACGGCGTCAAGGTCTGCATTCAGCTTTCCCCGGGCTGGGGCCGCCAGGGCCACCCCCACGCCGAAAGCCGCGACTGCCCGGCGGGAGCCCCTTCGGCCATTCCCATGGAAACCGACATGCGCAAATTGAACAAGGGCTGGCACAAGCAGTTGAAGCGCCTTGCGCCCCCGGAAGTCGCCCCTCTTCTGCCCGACCTGGAAACCCTGCAAAACATGAACGATGAGGAGTACTCAGCCTTCAGGATGCTGGTCTACGAGGTCCTGGTTAAGCACATGCCGGACATGGCCCATATAATCTTCGGAGATACCCCGAGGGCCCTGACCATAGCCGAAATCGTTGACCTGGAAGACCGTTTCGCAGCCCAGGCCCGCGCCGCCTTCCTGCTGGGTTACGACGCCCTGGAGGTTCACGCCCCCCACGGTTATCTCATCCACCAGTTCCTGTCCCCCCGGAGCAACCAGCGCCACGATATCTATGGCGGAAGCCTGGAAAACCGGGCGCGTTTTCTGGTCAACATCGTCGGGAAGACTCGTGAGGCCGTCGGCCCCAACAAACCCCTGGGGGTCCGCCTTTCGGGAGACGAGCTGATGCCGGGAGGCATCACCCACGAGGAGGTGAAGCAGGTGGTGGCCATGTGCACTGCCGCAGGGGCCAACTTCTTCGACGTGTCCCAGGGCTCATACGAAAATCCAGGCGCGGCCTTTGCGCCCGACGGCGAGAACGACTACACCCGCTGGGCTCCGGGTTTCAAGGAGGCGTCGAAGGGCCTGCCTGTCATAACCCCCAGCTTCATCAACCCGGAAACCGCCGCTGCCGCAATTTCAAGCGGCAAGACCGACATCATCTCCCTGGGACGCCAGTCAATCGCCGACCCCTTCTGGCCCGCCAAAGTAAAAGAAGGCAGGGAAAAGGACATAGTGAAGTGCGCCCGCTGCGGCAGGTGCTACGCCGACCTCATGACCGCCCACTGGCTGGGCTGCACGGTAAATCCCCTGGCGGGAAAGGAAAAGCTTTATCCTCAGTTCTGGCTGGACACTCCGGGGCTGAAAGCCAAGGTGGACAAGTTCATGAACAAGGCCCACGGCCTGCCCCAGATATGA
- a CDS encoding long-chain-fatty-acid--CoA ligase, translating to MYTLGDIPRKSALFHGDRTAVVFEDVRLTHRELNSRVNRLAGALAAWGIEKGVRIAILGENSDRYLTAYFAAAKLGACVVPLNFRLSDNELKHILEDSEAGLLFAGEGYEQRAATIAKQVPSLGPVIALEKAASGMVFLEDLIRDRPDREPDAYVHEDDLAVLMYTGGTTGQPKGVMLSHRNLMTAVTAMAVIAGVRPTDSTCFVLPLFHVSIWPVFLLLLAGGKVVINRKMDLGEILRLIQDEQCTHMNLVPTVYTWLMEYPQADQYDLSSLQMLSYAGSPFPPENLSRCIRRFGPLFAQGYGSTETAGGPVSFLSMEDHHVSGPNSRLLASAGKPSVCSEVRILDEDGTPLPAGQIGEVAVKGRHVMMGYWKNPELTEKTLRDGWLHMGDMGLLDHDGYLFLLDRKADMIVTGGENVYPQETENVLYQHEAVLECAVVSAPDDRWGERVQAVVVLKNEAKASEEELIAHCKAKLAGYKCPKSIVFQETLPKTPIGKILRKELKQEFWKGHNRSIG from the coding sequence ATGTATACACTGGGTGACATTCCCCGCAAGAGCGCGCTCTTTCACGGAGACCGGACGGCGGTGGTGTTTGAGGATGTCCGGCTGACACACCGGGAGTTGAACAGCCGGGTGAACCGGCTAGCGGGCGCCCTGGCCGCATGGGGCATTGAAAAGGGCGTCAGGATCGCCATTCTTGGCGAAAACAGCGACCGATATCTGACCGCCTATTTTGCAGCCGCCAAGCTGGGGGCATGCGTGGTGCCTCTCAACTTCAGGCTCTCCGACAACGAACTTAAGCACATTCTCGAAGATTCTGAAGCGGGGCTCCTGTTCGCCGGAGAGGGTTACGAGCAAAGGGCGGCCACAATCGCCAAACAGGTACCTTCCCTGGGTCCGGTCATCGCTCTGGAAAAGGCCGCAAGCGGCATGGTGTTCCTGGAGGACCTGATCCGGGACAGGCCGGACCGCGAGCCGGATGCATACGTGCACGAGGATGATCTGGCGGTTTTGATGTACACCGGCGGAACCACCGGCCAGCCCAAGGGGGTCATGCTCTCCCACCGCAACCTCATGACCGCGGTCACAGCTATGGCGGTGATTGCCGGGGTCCGCCCCACAGATTCCACCTGTTTCGTGCTGCCCCTGTTTCACGTTTCCATCTGGCCGGTGTTCCTGCTTTTGCTGGCGGGCGGCAAGGTGGTCATCAACAGGAAGATGGACCTTGGGGAAATTCTGCGGCTCATACAGGATGAACAATGCACCCACATGAACCTGGTGCCCACGGTTTACACCTGGCTCATGGAGTACCCGCAGGCCGACCAATACGACCTGTCGAGCCTGCAAATGCTTTCATACGCGGGGAGCCCCTTTCCGCCGGAAAACCTTTCCAGGTGCATCCGCCGTTTCGGCCCCCTTTTCGCCCAGGGCTACGGCAGCACGGAAACCGCAGGCGGCCCGGTCAGCTTTCTTTCCATGGAGGATCACCATGTTTCCGGGCCGAACTCGCGCCTCTTGGCCAGCGCCGGAAAGCCCTCCGTGTGCTCGGAGGTGAGGATTCTGGATGAGGACGGCACGCCCCTGCCAGCGGGCCAGATCGGCGAAGTGGCCGTGAAGGGCCGACACGTGATGATGGGTTACTGGAAAAACCCGGAACTCACCGAAAAAACCCTGCGGGACGGCTGGCTCCACATGGGCGACATGGGCTTATTGGACCATGACGGCTACCTGTTTCTGCTTGATCGAAAGGCGGACATGATAGTCACCGGAGGCGAGAACGTATACCCCCAGGAGACCGAAAACGTTCTTTACCAGCACGAGGCGGTCCTGGAGTGCGCAGTGGTATCGGCCCCGGACGACAGGTGGGGCGAGAGAGTCCAGGCCGTGGTGGTTCTGAAGAATGAAGCAAAGGCTTCCGAAGAGGAACTCATCGCCCATTGCAAGGCGAAACTTGCCGGTTACAAATGCCCCAAAAGCATCGTTTTTCAGGAGACTCTCCCCAAGACGCCGATAGGAAAGATCCTCCGAAAGGAACTCAAGCAGGAATTCTGGAAAGGCCATAACCGCTCGATCGGATAG
- a CDS encoding acyl-CoA/acyl-ACP dehydrogenase — protein sequence MDFSLSKQQEMFRQEMQRFCKKELSHEYVLWMDDNVDFVPDELWKKFADLGMFSAGIPEQYGGDGLPMMDLMIGFEEICKASLSVANAVGATIGFGTRFIAELGSEAQKADLLPRLGRGELKMCMALTEPAGGTDILGSISTTAEEKGDSWVLSGQKIFITGAHVADYMIVIAKTDPNEKPSRSLSVFLVPGKSKGIRIGRVPKISFHHCDSVEVFFDNVEIPRENILGTRGNGWYEMLAVLNPERIGVAMMGVGIIAACYEYAFNYAQQRQAFGGPISRFQILQKYLADMFINLENARNITYKAAWLHDNGKPYHVEATMAKLVAAEGALHAAVHGAEIMGGYGICKEFPMQMYLRDAFQIQFSPISNEMSRNMLMQFQGLPKSWA from the coding sequence ATGGATTTTTCTCTTTCCAAACAGCAGGAAATGTTCCGTCAGGAGATGCAGCGGTTCTGCAAAAAGGAGCTTTCCCACGAATACGTCCTTTGGATGGACGACAACGTGGATTTCGTGCCGGACGAGCTTTGGAAGAAGTTCGCGGATCTCGGAATGTTCAGTGCGGGCATTCCTGAGCAGTACGGCGGGGACGGCCTTCCCATGATGGACCTAATGATCGGGTTCGAGGAAATCTGCAAGGCCTCCCTTTCCGTGGCCAACGCGGTGGGCGCAACCATAGGTTTCGGAACCCGCTTCATTGCGGAGCTTGGAAGCGAGGCCCAGAAGGCCGATCTCCTGCCCAGGCTCGGCAGAGGCGAGCTAAAAATGTGCATGGCCCTTACGGAACCGGCGGGAGGCACCGACATTCTGGGCTCTATTTCCACCACCGCAGAGGAAAAGGGTGACTCGTGGGTGCTCTCCGGCCAGAAGATATTCATCACCGGGGCCCACGTGGCGGATTACATGATCGTGATAGCAAAAACCGATCCTAACGAGAAGCCCAGCAGGTCGCTTTCGGTTTTCCTGGTTCCGGGAAAATCCAAGGGCATCCGCATAGGGCGGGTGCCCAAGATCAGCTTCCATCACTGCGACTCGGTTGAGGTGTTCTTCGACAACGTGGAAATCCCCAGGGAAAACATCCTGGGAACACGGGGCAACGGCTGGTACGAGATGCTGGCGGTCTTGAACCCGGAGCGCATCGGGGTGGCGATGATGGGCGTTGGCATCATCGCGGCCTGCTACGAGTATGCCTTCAATTACGCCCAGCAGCGCCAGGCTTTCGGCGGCCCCATCAGCCGGTTCCAGATACTCCAGAAGTACCTGGCCGACATGTTCATCAACCTGGAGAACGCCCGGAACATCACCTATAAGGCCGCGTGGCTGCACGACAATGGAAAGCCCTATCACGTGGAGGCAACCATGGCAAAGCTGGTGGCCGCAGAGGGCGCGCTGCACGCGGCGGTGCACGGAGCGGAAATCATGGGGGGCTACGGCATCTGCAAGGAGTTTCCCATGCAGATGTATCTTAGGGACGCCTTCCAGATTCAGTTTTCGCCCATATCCAACGAGATGAGCCGCAATATGCTTATGCAGTTTCAGGGGCTGCCCAAGTCCTGGGCTTAG
- a CDS encoding enoyl-CoA hydratase/isomerase family protein has translation MSDYTTVRYEIDEANAAVCRITLNRPDKHNAIDRAMAEELVSAFRRVRDENSVGVVVLTGAGEKAFCSGGDLSVFPSLAEHQRCLDWMAHQGADVGRAMALCGKVIMGRINGHCLAGGLELALCCDLLYARASAKMGFTEINMGILPGWGGTTRIVRSMPLFRAREIIYAGRKDYTAREMYEMGLLTRVFPDDEFDAKFEKTVALIASKKPIALRMAKEVMACSADGAPMETALAVERNGITWLVHAPDIQALLDAYRQTPV, from the coding sequence ATGAGCGACTACACTACCGTCCGTTACGAAATTGATGAAGCCAATGCCGCTGTCTGCCGCATCACCTTGAACCGCCCGGACAAGCACAACGCCATTGACCGGGCCATGGCCGAGGAACTTGTCTCGGCTTTCCGGCGGGTGCGGGATGAAAATTCCGTCGGCGTCGTGGTTTTGACCGGGGCGGGGGAAAAAGCCTTCTGTTCGGGCGGCGACCTTTCCGTGTTCCCCTCCCTTGCCGAACATCAAAGATGCCTCGACTGGATGGCCCACCAGGGCGCGGACGTGGGCCGGGCCATGGCCCTTTGCGGCAAGGTCATCATGGGCAGGATCAACGGCCACTGCCTTGCAGGCGGCCTGGAACTGGCCCTTTGCTGCGATCTTCTGTATGCGCGGGCTTCCGCCAAGATGGGCTTCACCGAAATCAACATGGGGATTCTCCCCGGCTGGGGCGGCACCACCCGTATCGTGCGCAGCATGCCTCTCTTTCGCGCCAGGGAGATCATATACGCCGGGCGCAAGGACTACACGGCGCGGGAGATGTATGAAATGGGCCTTTTGACAAGGGTTTTTCCGGACGATGAGTTTGACGCGAAGTTCGAGAAAACGGTGGCCCTCATCGCATCCAAGAAGCCCATAGCGCTTCGCATGGCAAAGGAGGTCATGGCCTGCTCCGCCGACGGAGCGCCCATGGAAACGGCCCTTGCTGTGGAGCGGAACGGCATAACCTGGCTGGTGCACGCTCCCGATATCCAGGCCCTGCTGGATGCTTACCGGCAGACTCCCGTGTAG
- a CDS encoding Zn-ribbon domain-containing OB-fold protein: protein MTTQDTQANQFDMTRPLPVVQPWSEAFWEGAREGKLLLQHCKACKAVIFYPRKFCPECWSAEIEWRQASGKAVVYTFSTAYDMVEPRFWADIPYTIAYVDLLEGPRMMTRIVECAPEDIKIGMEVEVVFSKLDDKFFLPYFRPVTK, encoded by the coding sequence ATGACCACCCAAGACACCCAAGCAAACCAGTTCGACATGACGCGCCCCTTGCCCGTTGTCCAGCCCTGGAGCGAAGCCTTCTGGGAAGGAGCAAGGGAAGGGAAACTCCTCTTGCAGCACTGCAAGGCCTGCAAGGCGGTAATTTTCTATCCCCGCAAGTTCTGCCCCGAATGCTGGAGCGCGGAGATCGAATGGAGGCAGGCTTCGGGCAAGGCCGTCGTTTACACCTTTTCCACCGCCTACGACATGGTGGAGCCCCGCTTCTGGGCCGACATCCCCTACACCATCGCCTACGTGGACCTTTTGGAAGGCCCCCGAATGATGACCCGGATCGTGGAATGCGCGCCGGAGGACATCAAAATCGGCATGGAGGTGGAGGTGGTTTTCTCCAAACTGGACGACAAATTCTTCCTGCCGTATTTCCGGCCGGTTACGAAATAG
- a CDS encoding thiolase family protein, with the protein MKSDKIAIIGIGEVPTRTMPERSRWDIIYDTCMEAVRDSGLTKSDIGAVISTSPQAQPQLTAELSFGKLPEELGFENCRDTCVVNAGGAGTSNCLRLAEQYINSGVADAVLVHHVTVHSTIAVPDLIAFFAIAGVDLQWEYPFGSTYNIIMGLMANRYMHETGCTPIQMASVVTALRSWASRDPNSIFFGKAVPSPEKVLESGILNTPLHKRESNILADGGCAMVVVSAERARKMGKPAAYKLGESVRYFSATPMMRNFEKMAYGMRDTANEAIAQAGISRDDVSIWNVYLAYPLAHPLMAEALEVAPFGQGGQYFLEGRMSFGGDIPWSTIGDAPGRGHTGSGVSSAVYVETARQLMGRAGERQVPGCSYVYQNTSGGSGFNNISTIWGREPK; encoded by the coding sequence ATGAAGAGCGATAAAATCGCAATCATAGGAATTGGGGAAGTTCCCACGCGAACCATGCCGGAACGGAGCCGCTGGGACATCATCTACGACACCTGCATGGAGGCTGTGCGGGATTCGGGCCTCACCAAAAGCGACATCGGGGCCGTCATCTCCACGAGTCCCCAGGCCCAGCCGCAGCTTACGGCGGAACTGTCCTTCGGGAAGCTCCCGGAGGAACTCGGCTTCGAAAACTGCCGGGACACCTGCGTGGTGAACGCCGGGGGCGCCGGAACCAGCAACTGCCTTCGCCTTGCCGAGCAGTACATCAATTCGGGAGTGGCCGACGCTGTTTTGGTCCATCATGTGACCGTCCATTCAACTATTGCCGTTCCCGACCTCATCGCCTTTTTCGCCATCGCCGGGGTGGACCTCCAGTGGGAATACCCGTTCGGCTCCACCTACAACATCATCATGGGGCTCATGGCCAACCGCTACATGCACGAAACCGGATGTACGCCCATTCAAATGGCGTCGGTGGTCACGGCGCTTAGGAGCTGGGCCTCACGGGATCCCAATTCCATCTTTTTCGGCAAGGCCGTTCCCAGCCCGGAGAAAGTCCTTGAATCAGGAATACTCAATACCCCGCTGCATAAGAGGGAATCCAACATCCTGGCGGACGGCGGCTGCGCGATGGTGGTGGTCTCGGCGGAGAGAGCCAGGAAGATGGGCAAACCTGCGGCTTACAAGCTGGGCGAGTCGGTCCGGTACTTCTCGGCCACGCCCATGATGCGGAACTTTGAAAAGATGGCCTACGGAATGCGGGACACCGCCAATGAGGCCATTGCCCAGGCCGGCATTTCCAGGGACGACGTCAGCATCTGGAACGTCTATCTGGCCTATCCCCTGGCCCATCCCCTCATGGCCGAGGCCCTCGAAGTGGCGCCCTTCGGCCAGGGCGGCCAGTACTTCCTGGAAGGCCGTATGTCCTTCGGCGGAGACATCCCCTGGTCCACCATCGGCGACGCACCGGGCCGGGGCCACACAGGCTCGGGGGTTTCTTCCGCCGTTTACGTGGAAACGGCCCGCCAGCTCATGGGGCGTGCCGGCGAACGCCAGGTTCCGGGCTGCTCCTACGTGTATCAGAATACCTCCGGCGGTTCGGGATTCAACAACATTTCCACCATCTGGGGGAGGGAGCCCAAATGA
- a CDS encoding MerR family transcriptional regulator encodes MDKNKKYMRIGELEKVAGIPRTTIHYYTREGLLPPPFKTGQTMAYYDERHLERLREIERLKKETDLPLSFLQEQNRAISRTKRKAGSAGKLPFKEESPDTPRDQRRQEIAKAAIEIFSRKGFHETTVAEITQGLGISTGTFYVYFKDKRELFLEVVDEVVRAIVGGMAVEIKGEGNLWRRWVIRARTFFENFERYNEILHQLRAEMTHGGWPKGRVEEVFQKITSPLVQEIKQAVNQGLIRNVDPELLAFSLMGLIEGVTLRSRLDNRYTFNHLITFVGDILFVGLDPSKEKGFDMEGSSQE; translated from the coding sequence GTGGATAAAAACAAAAAATACATGCGCATCGGCGAATTGGAAAAGGTTGCGGGCATACCCCGCACCACCATTCATTATTATACGAGGGAGGGCCTCCTTCCGCCGCCCTTCAAGACCGGCCAGACCATGGCGTATTACGATGAGAGGCATCTGGAGCGATTGAGGGAGATAGAAAGGCTGAAAAAGGAAACTGATCTTCCCCTAAGCTTTCTGCAGGAGCAAAATCGAGCCATTTCACGCACAAAACGCAAAGCAGGGAGCGCCGGGAAGTTGCCGTTCAAAGAGGAATCGCCGGACACTCCGCGCGATCAGCGTCGGCAGGAGATCGCAAAGGCCGCAATCGAAATTTTTTCCCGAAAAGGGTTCCATGAAACGACGGTGGCCGAGATCACACAGGGGCTGGGCATCTCAACAGGCACCTTCTATGTATACTTTAAGGACAAAAGGGAGCTTTTTCTGGAGGTGGTGGACGAGGTTGTGCGTGCTATAGTTGGCGGCATGGCCGTCGAGATAAAGGGCGAGGGCAACCTGTGGCGCAGGTGGGTGATAAGGGCCCGGACCTTTTTTGAAAATTTCGAGCGATATAACGAAATCCTCCACCAGCTCCGGGCGGAGATGACGCACGGAGGATGGCCTAAAGGAAGGGTTGAAGAGGTTTTCCAAAAAATCACAAGCCCTTTGGTGCAGGAAATCAAGCAGGCAGTCAATCAGGGGCTCATCCGGAACGTGGACCCTGAACTTCTGGCCTTTTCCTTGATGGGACTCATAGAGGGCGTGACCTTAAGGTCCAGGTTGGACAACAGGTACACCTTTAACCACCTGATAACTTTCGTTGGCGATATCCTCTTTGTCGGCCTCGATCCCTCTAAAGAAAAAGGGTTCGACATGGAGGGGTCTTCCCAGGAATAG
- a CDS encoding DedA family protein: MIEAVVQNLGYAGLFLASFLSATLIPLSSEGAVALMAGGKFNPVMILTVATIGNSLGALVNYLVGIWGGRFLFSRYIKIKDSARIRAERTYGRWGAPILFFSWLPVVGDPLTLAAGVLRVNPVSFLLWVVAGKAFRYWAILWGVGILAP; encoded by the coding sequence ATGATCGAGGCCGTCGTGCAAAATCTCGGCTACGCAGGGCTGTTTCTGGCGAGCTTTCTCTCAGCCACGCTCATCCCTTTAAGCTCCGAGGGGGCGGTGGCCCTAATGGCCGGAGGAAAATTCAACCCCGTCATGATTCTGACGGTGGCCACCATTGGCAATTCACTGGGTGCGCTGGTAAACTACCTGGTAGGGATTTGGGGAGGGCGCTTTCTTTTTTCAAGATACATCAAAATTAAAGACAGCGCCCGGATCAGGGCTGAAAGAACCTACGGCAGATGGGGCGCGCCTATTCTGTTTTTCTCGTGGCTGCCCGTTGTGGGCGATCCGCTCACGCTGGCGGCGGGGGTCTTACGGGTCAACCCAGTTTCCTTTCTCCTTTGGGTTGTGGCGGGAAAAGCCTTCCGCTATTGGGCAATCCTCTGGGGTGTCGGGATATTGGCACCCTGA
- the dmeF gene encoding CDF family Co(II)/Ni(II) efflux transporter DmeF, whose amino-acid sequence MHTESIEQWAHDHTFGQDAKKSGERRTLMVIFITLATMAVEITAGIWFDSMALLADGLHMGSHASALSISAFAYYYTRRHASDARFNFGTGKVNSLAAFASAVMLVIFAMVMAGESVRRLISPVSIGFDQAILVAVIGLMVNGVCLVILGGRGHSHDEAGKDADHENGRENRQEACSHDHHHQRPRDHNLWSAYLHVLADALTSVLAILALLGGKYLGLNWLDPFMGIVGAVLVARWSWGLLLSSAHVLLDMEAPAPISGEVKNALEAVGDNRVSDLHVWAVGPEIFAAEIVLVSSEPQSIDDYYALLPKSLGIVHLTVEIRRCGASGCKARWTP is encoded by the coding sequence ATGCACACCGAATCCATCGAACAATGGGCGCACGACCACACCTTCGGGCAGGACGCGAAAAAGTCCGGCGAAAGGCGCACCCTGATGGTCATCTTCATCACCTTGGCCACAATGGCGGTGGAGATAACGGCGGGCATATGGTTCGACTCGATGGCCCTTTTGGCCGACGGCCTCCACATGGGCTCCCACGCCTCGGCTCTTTCCATTTCAGCTTTCGCTTACTACTACACCCGCCGTCACGCCAGTGATGCGAGGTTCAATTTCGGCACCGGCAAGGTCAACTCACTGGCGGCCTTCGCCAGCGCTGTCATGCTGGTCATCTTTGCGATGGTCATGGCCGGTGAGAGCGTGCGGCGTCTTATTTCGCCGGTATCCATCGGATTCGATCAGGCGATCCTGGTGGCTGTCATCGGTCTGATGGTCAACGGCGTCTGCCTTGTCATACTGGGCGGCAGGGGACACTCCCATGACGAGGCCGGAAAAGACGCCGATCATGAAAATGGTCGCGAAAACCGGCAGGAGGCGTGTTCGCACGACCATCACCATCAAAGGCCCAGGGACCACAACCTATGGTCGGCATACCTGCATGTGCTGGCAGACGCCCTTACGTCGGTTTTGGCCATACTGGCGCTTCTGGGCGGAAAATACCTCGGCTTAAACTGGCTTGATCCATTTATGGGCATAGTGGGCGCGGTTCTTGTGGCCCGCTGGTCCTGGGGGCTTTTGCTTTCCTCCGCGCACGTTCTGCTGGATATGGAGGCTCCCGCCCCGATAAGCGGAGAAGTGAAAAACGCCCTCGAGGCCGTTGGCGACAACCGGGTGTCGGACCTTCACGTCTGGGCCGTGGGGCCGGAAATATTCGCGGCGGAAATAGTTCTTGTCTCATCCGAGCCCCAAAGCATTGACGATTACTACGCGCTGTTGCCGAAATCGCTCGGCATCGTCCATTTGACGGTTGAAATCCGCCGGTGCGGCGCCAGCGGCTGCAAGGCCCGTTGGACCCCTTGA
- a CDS encoding sel1 repeat family protein, which produces MQRILLAFSFLSFFLLTLTATALADQFEEAKAAYKRGQYARALELFRPLAKTGDAAAQNNLGVMYANGQGVATDYAEAMKWLRKAAEQDVAEAQSNIGAMYYNGQGVDKDYAEAAEWYRKAALQGDTSGQVRLGEMYATGQGLAQSITEAQNWLLRALEGREAALYHDRSPINLGNASYSSLLTGRFIQAVETAREGLALDSGQAWIRINLAHALLLQGQRDEAMREYGQCRTGHEKALLIDFEILKALFPEKAGLIATAALEMGL; this is translated from the coding sequence ATGCAACGGATATTATTAGCTTTTTCATTTCTTTCCTTCTTTCTCCTCACCTTGACTGCAACAGCCTTGGCCGACCAGTTTGAAGAGGCGAAAGCGGCATACAAACGTGGCCAATACGCCAGGGCGCTGGAACTGTTCCGGCCCCTGGCGAAAACAGGTGACGCAGCAGCTCAAAACAACCTCGGCGTGATGTACGCCAACGGCCAGGGCGTCGCAACGGACTACGCCGAAGCGATGAAATGGCTGCGGAAGGCTGCCGAACAGGATGTCGCAGAGGCCCAAAGCAATATCGGGGCGATGTATTATAACGGCCAGGGTGTGGACAAAGACTATGCCGAAGCGGCGGAATGGTATCGCAAGGCCGCTTTGCAGGGGGATACTTCGGGCCAGGTAAGGCTGGGTGAAATGTATGCCACGGGTCAGGGACTCGCCCAAAGCATCACCGAGGCTCAAAACTGGCTCTTAAGGGCTCTTGAAGGCCGTGAGGCGGCTCTTTACCATGACAGGTCCCCAATAAATCTTGGAAACGCGTCTTACTCCAGCCTTTTGACCGGACGGTTCATCCAGGCGGTGGAGACGGCAAGGGAAGGTCTGGCCCTGGATTCCGGGCAGGCATGGATACGTATCAACCTGGCCCATGCTTTGCTCTTGCAGGGCCAGCGTGACGAGGCCATGCGCGAATATGGCCAGTGCAGGACTGGCCATGAAAAAGCCTTGCTGATCGATTTCGAGATACTGAAAGCGCTTTTTCCGGAAAAGGCCGGGCTCATAGCCACTGCGGCACTGGAAATGGGCTTGTAG